The Lacipirellula parvula genome window below encodes:
- a CDS encoding DUF4091 domain-containing protein has translation MQRRDMLKTLAAGTAAVGVSAAAPAGVALAAASVDRVGTPLEKESVQFWSETSLKRIFPNTEPGSAAELQLTSARNAQLSFQLAFRNLRDCSIRVRAAVEAPQGWSVRVRRVGYVPIAQLDTDVPVDELDGVGHLPGLAPDPLFPEETAHIGPSSNGAFWITLHIPADAQVGANKLDAKLTIEDEFRFPQWMGVPPQSVELPISVDIRPLVLEKRNDFPVTHWISADSIWEYYKTEPFSERFWELADAYVADLTAHNLDVVYSPIFNARHEILERPAQLLKVRRVGEDKYEFDFSDVRRWIQIAKKNNAEYLEWTHFFTPAPTSGKYPQRIFERWGDGKIGKLLWAPEISATSDTYRRFLEQFLPQFKQVLEEEQVSGRSLFHCADEPDGEVQIADYKSARALLRDLAPWMKVMDAMSDPHFATAGVTDMPIPSIATAPQFTAVGCPAWVYFCCGPRGRYLQRFHDTPLPKLRMAGWLFYKLKAKGFLHWGHNYWFVFCTGTPINPFLDAATGAWPGMPHGDAFVVYPGDNGPIDSIRWEVFAESLQDYAMLQSASVDPEDPLLEELQSYEAFPKQEAWLDASIADVLARPAADSKN, from the coding sequence ATGCAACGCCGCGACATGCTTAAAACGCTGGCCGCCGGAACGGCGGCCGTAGGCGTCTCCGCCGCCGCTCCCGCGGGAGTCGCGCTCGCCGCCGCCTCGGTAGATCGCGTCGGCACGCCGCTTGAGAAGGAGAGCGTGCAGTTTTGGAGCGAGACCTCGCTCAAGCGGATCTTTCCGAACACCGAGCCCGGCAGCGCCGCCGAACTGCAGCTCACCTCGGCCCGCAACGCCCAGCTGTCGTTCCAACTCGCGTTCCGCAATCTGCGGGACTGCAGCATCCGCGTCCGCGCCGCCGTCGAGGCCCCGCAAGGTTGGAGCGTCCGCGTCCGCCGCGTCGGCTACGTCCCAATCGCGCAACTCGACACCGACGTTCCGGTCGACGAGCTCGATGGCGTCGGCCATCTCCCTGGCTTGGCCCCTGATCCGCTGTTCCCGGAAGAGACGGCCCATATCGGCCCCTCGTCCAATGGCGCCTTCTGGATCACCCTACACATCCCCGCGGATGCACAGGTCGGCGCCAACAAGCTTGACGCCAAGCTCACCATCGAAGACGAATTTCGCTTCCCGCAGTGGATGGGCGTGCCGCCGCAGTCGGTCGAACTGCCGATCAGCGTCGACATCCGCCCGCTTGTTCTCGAAAAGCGCAACGACTTCCCGGTCACCCACTGGATCTCGGCCGATTCGATCTGGGAATACTACAAGACCGAACCCTTCAGCGAACGGTTCTGGGAACTGGCCGACGCCTACGTCGCCGATCTCACCGCTCACAACCTCGACGTCGTCTATTCGCCGATCTTCAACGCGCGGCACGAAATTCTCGAACGCCCTGCGCAGCTACTCAAAGTTCGACGCGTCGGGGAAGACAAGTACGAGTTCGACTTCAGCGACGTCCGCCGCTGGATTCAAATCGCGAAGAAGAACAACGCCGAGTACCTCGAATGGACTCACTTCTTCACGCCAGCCCCTACCAGCGGCAAATACCCCCAACGCATTTTCGAACGCTGGGGAGACGGCAAGATCGGCAAACTGCTGTGGGCGCCCGAGATCAGCGCCACTTCCGACACGTACCGCCGGTTCCTCGAACAATTCCTTCCGCAGTTCAAGCAAGTGCTTGAGGAAGAACAGGTTTCCGGTCGCTCGCTGTTCCATTGCGCCGACGAACCAGACGGTGAAGTTCAGATCGCGGACTACAAGAGCGCTCGCGCGCTGCTCCGCGACCTGGCGCCCTGGATGAAGGTGATGGACGCCATGAGCGATCCTCACTTCGCCACCGCTGGGGTCACCGACATGCCGATTCCCAGCATCGCGACAGCCCCGCAATTTACCGCGGTTGGCTGTCCTGCTTGGGTCTACTTCTGCTGCGGCCCGCGCGGCCGCTACTTGCAACGGTTCCACGACACGCCGCTCCCCAAGCTCCGCATGGCCGGCTGGCTATTCTACAAACTGAAGGCGAAAGGCTTCCTCCACTGGGGGCACAACTACTGGTTCGTGTTCTGCACCGGAACTCCCATCAACCCGTTTCTCGACGCCGCCACCGGTGCGTGGCCAGGGATGCCGCATGGCGATGCGTTTGTGGTCTATCCCGGCGACAACGGCCCGATCGACTCGATCCGCTGGGAGGTCTTCGCCGAATCGCTCCAAGACTATGCAATGCTGCAATCGGCGAGCGTTGATCCGGAAGATCCGCTTCTGGAGGAATTGCAATCGTACGAGGCGTTCCCGAAGCAAGAGGCTTGGCTCGACGCGTCGATTGCCGACGTGCTCGCTCGCCCAGCGGCTGATTCCAAAAACTAA
- a CDS encoding RraA family protein encodes MAIPTDDPSRFAWIREHLRVPAVCDILDDIGRRSQAMHHRLRPLDADNCIIVGRARTFRWMEVDYVIEEDPYGLEIDVMDDLKPGDVPVHSSDASWTNAPWGELMSTLAKRSGSTGCICDGLIRDCRQIIEIGYPIFYAGIRPLDSKGRGRVMAYDVPVRCGDVLVHPGELVFADFDGVVVVPRDVEDQVLEMANDKMGKESLTRRDLLAGRSLREVFDQYGVL; translated from the coding sequence ATGGCCATTCCGACTGACGATCCTTCCCGCTTCGCCTGGATTCGCGAGCACCTCCGCGTCCCCGCAGTTTGCGACATCCTCGACGACATCGGCCGCCGCTCTCAGGCGATGCATCACCGCCTCCGTCCGCTCGATGCGGACAATTGCATCATCGTCGGCCGTGCGCGGACGTTCCGGTGGATGGAAGTCGACTACGTCATTGAAGAGGATCCATACGGCCTCGAGATCGACGTGATGGACGACCTCAAGCCCGGCGACGTGCCGGTCCACTCCAGCGATGCGAGTTGGACGAACGCTCCCTGGGGCGAGTTGATGAGCACGCTCGCCAAGCGGAGCGGTTCCACCGGTTGCATCTGCGATGGCCTGATCCGCGACTGCCGGCAGATCATCGAGATTGGTTACCCGATTTTCTACGCCGGCATCCGCCCGCTCGACAGCAAGGGGCGCGGCCGCGTCATGGCGTATGACGTGCCAGTCCGCTGCGGCGATGTGCTGGTTCATCCGGGCGAGTTGGTATTCGCCGATTTTGACGGCGTCGTCGTCGTGCCGCGGGACGTTGAAGATCAAGTCCTCGAGATGGCAAACGACAAGATGGGCAAAGAAAGCCTCACGCGGCGCGATTTGCTAGCGGGGCGTTCGTTGCGCGAAGTATTCGATCAGTACGGCGTGCTGTAA
- a CDS encoding RidA family protein, producing MPQDIIPIRGGGIINSSLPFSPGIRAGDYVFVSGMASADENGAIIHDEFENEARRTYENLGRVLRGAGLDFDRVVQVRCYLQRQEDWDAHNRIYREFFSEPFPARTTLVGCLGDLVKYEVDCIAYAGRADA from the coding sequence ATGCCTCAAGACATCATCCCAATTCGCGGCGGCGGAATCATCAACAGCTCGCTGCCGTTCTCGCCCGGTATCCGTGCGGGGGACTACGTATTCGTCTCCGGCATGGCGTCGGCCGACGAGAACGGCGCCATCATTCACGATGAATTCGAGAACGAAGCTCGCCGAACCTACGAGAACTTGGGGCGCGTGCTGCGTGGCGCGGGTCTCGATTTCGATCGCGTGGTCCAAGTTCGCTGCTATCTGCAACGGCAGGAAGATTGGGACGCCCACAATCGCATCTATCGCGAATTTTTTTCCGAGCCGTTCCCTGCGCGAACGACGCTTGTCGGCTGCTTGGGCGATCTCGTGAAGTACGAGGTCGACTGCATCGCCTACGCGGGCCGAGCCGACGCTTAG
- a CDS encoding Gfo/Idh/MocA family protein: MISVGLIGCGEVAESGHLPTILQSDRFQLAAICDVDPARAKLFSDRAGGVPQYSDWRELLAREHSLDAVVLALPPEISPDVVVEVLRLNLAVLDEKPIAVSVAEGRRLLQAVEEHRGVYQIGFVLRYGDWVEYIRQLAPSLGLPLQINVEVYDERYNPDDALHLARIQSFIRNSSAMTHEGSHVIDYVSLWNHSPWRSVSAVAQQTSPSFSGPNVWNSRIEFDDQSTLDVKIGWLLPELPPSTITVNGPEGRLDFNCVTGVGHLEVGGGEQAFALPPLAPHWERQYRTFADAIDRGSADLATVSDGVRALEVTAACELSATSGLAVTPGSLAAALGLTGNVQRPARHTPRSTGPERIVEAR; encoded by the coding sequence GTGATCTCCGTTGGACTCATTGGATGCGGCGAGGTGGCCGAGAGCGGCCATCTCCCAACGATTTTGCAGAGCGATCGCTTCCAGTTGGCCGCAATTTGCGACGTCGATCCCGCCCGCGCTAAACTTTTCTCCGATCGCGCCGGCGGCGTACCGCAGTACAGCGACTGGCGCGAACTACTCGCTCGCGAACACAGTCTCGACGCGGTCGTGCTCGCTCTGCCGCCGGAGATCAGCCCCGACGTCGTCGTCGAAGTCCTACGTCTGAACCTCGCTGTTCTTGACGAGAAGCCGATTGCCGTCTCGGTCGCTGAAGGGCGTCGTTTGCTCCAAGCAGTTGAAGAGCATCGCGGCGTGTACCAAATCGGCTTCGTGCTGCGTTACGGCGATTGGGTCGAGTACATACGGCAACTCGCGCCGTCGCTCGGCTTGCCGCTGCAGATTAATGTCGAAGTTTACGACGAACGTTACAACCCAGACGACGCGCTTCACCTTGCCCGCATCCAGAGCTTCATCCGCAACAGCTCGGCGATGACGCACGAGGGATCGCACGTCATCGACTACGTGAGCCTGTGGAACCACAGCCCGTGGCGGAGCGTTAGTGCCGTCGCCCAGCAAACGTCGCCGTCGTTCAGCGGTCCGAACGTTTGGAACTCTCGCATTGAGTTCGATGATCAGTCAACGCTCGACGTGAAAATTGGTTGGCTACTTCCCGAACTTCCGCCATCGACCATCACAGTCAACGGTCCGGAGGGACGGCTCGACTTCAATTGCGTTACCGGCGTTGGCCATCTGGAAGTTGGCGGGGGCGAACAGGCGTTCGCGCTGCCGCCGTTGGCTCCGCATTGGGAGCGCCAGTACCGAACGTTCGCCGATGCGATCGATCGCGGTTCCGCTGATCTGGCGACCGTGAGCGATGGCGTTCGGGCCTTGGAAGTCACCGCCGCATGCGAACTATCGGCGACGAGCGGGCTGGCTGTAACTCCTGGATCGTTGGCCGCTGCGCTCGGCCTGACAGGAAACGTGCAGCGGCCCGCTCGGCACACGCCGCGGTCCACGGGACCAGAGCGGATCGTGGAAGCTCGCTAA
- a CDS encoding creatininase family protein, with the protein MKWIELNSPRLGSVSRETICVLPLGATEQHGPHLPLATDQIIADGLAARLDALCGDQLLVLPGLPATCSEHHMAFPGSLTLDHAAFINIVTQIVSSAARHGFRRFFLLNAHGGNISVGGVVAEKLSTLLPEVDVVFGTWFRMAGERLRHLVEGDYPAVGHACEFETSLVMTMRSELVDESAIVDDGATPTSPLLKFDLLAGGSTVRSVPFDRFTESGVWGKPSCASSAKGEAILDIVVPLIREILHAHWPDGLGLKNSGGTDTQRNATAHAGDAKQMEREVIA; encoded by the coding sequence ATGAAGTGGATTGAACTCAATTCGCCGCGACTCGGCAGCGTCTCACGCGAGACGATCTGCGTGCTGCCGCTCGGAGCTACCGAGCAGCATGGCCCCCATTTGCCGTTGGCAACCGATCAAATCATCGCCGACGGCTTGGCGGCCCGGCTCGACGCGCTCTGCGGCGATCAGTTGCTTGTGCTGCCGGGACTTCCGGCCACCTGCAGTGAACATCATATGGCATTCCCGGGATCGCTCACGCTCGATCACGCCGCATTCATCAACATAGTGACGCAGATCGTCAGTTCTGCAGCTCGCCACGGCTTCCGCCGCTTCTTCCTGCTGAACGCCCACGGCGGCAATATCTCAGTCGGTGGCGTCGTCGCCGAAAAGCTTTCGACGCTGCTGCCAGAAGTCGACGTCGTCTTCGGCACCTGGTTCCGGATGGCGGGCGAACGGCTGCGGCATCTTGTCGAGGGCGACTACCCTGCGGTGGGGCATGCGTGCGAGTTCGAGACAAGCCTCGTCATGACGATGCGATCTGAACTCGTTGACGAGTCGGCGATTGTCGACGACGGCGCGACGCCAACATCGCCGCTCTTGAAGTTCGATCTCCTGGCCGGCGGATCGACGGTTCGTTCGGTTCCATTCGACCGCTTCACAGAGAGCGGCGTGTGGGGCAAGCCGAGCTGCGCCTCGTCGGCGAAGGGGGAGGCGATTCTCGATATCGTCGTCCCGCTCATCAGAGAGATTTTGCACGCCCATTGGCCGGATGGCTTGGGGCTGAAGAACTCCGGCGGCACTGATACTCAACGCAACGCGACGGCTCACGCCGGCGATGCGAAACAGATGGAACGGGAGGTGATTGCGTGA
- a CDS encoding sodium:solute symporter family transporter translates to MSLLALLNLSLSATDWGVIAIYSVAMIGLGVYFSRAATKSADGFLIGERSLPWWVIGFANVSGYSDCGGGWVWLFFVGGFMYLNQIAWIAWPIWMPLVGVFWAKMWRRSGLVTTGELIEFRYSGKAAAAFRGFYGLYACFGWATVFLGYGTAMLSEMLAPLLGWSPLTVIIVFGAIGTAYTVLGGLLGAAYIDIPQFAIFFTAALAVWFFGVQDFGSYQAILDKAMTQRGADFWQVLPPSSGTNSYVDPMTLMALCIVGLFLAGSPCAGEGWTAQRCLAAKDERHAVLGQMLNCVLTLVVRMIPLLPLGMLAIALYPAADVKNSTILLPDGSTAGSISVWSQLVIKYADRVPGFGGILIAAVVAGYMCTVGTMLQWGSSFVVNDFYRRHIRPDAPEKEHIIVARVTMVVMMIMATALALGISDIGPWVFFINAAMIAPALPLAWLRWFWSRFNLWGELFGLVISVPLSSFVWFTLDGKSCPTWQPTLLLLGIGLVGSIVISLLTPPESAETLRNFYLKVRPHGAWSSVRNKLAAEGLIDLSQQRRELRWDLVASVCGIVFCFTITYAFFMAVVLKWQSAAGLAIAAVISGFAFFLSWLRSAQTAALADEKAGVNRFVAPTQSFELELPT, encoded by the coding sequence GTGAGCCTGCTTGCCTTACTCAACCTGTCGTTGTCGGCGACCGACTGGGGCGTCATTGCGATCTACTCGGTCGCGATGATCGGCCTAGGCGTCTACTTCTCGCGAGCCGCGACGAAGAGCGCCGACGGCTTCCTCATTGGCGAGCGCAGCCTGCCCTGGTGGGTGATTGGCTTCGCCAACGTCTCCGGCTATTCCGACTGCGGCGGGGGATGGGTCTGGCTATTCTTCGTCGGCGGGTTCATGTACCTCAATCAGATCGCTTGGATCGCCTGGCCGATCTGGATGCCGCTCGTCGGCGTCTTCTGGGCGAAAATGTGGCGCCGCAGCGGGCTGGTCACCACGGGCGAGTTGATCGAATTCCGCTACTCAGGGAAAGCGGCCGCCGCGTTCCGCGGCTTCTACGGCCTCTATGCCTGCTTCGGCTGGGCGACCGTGTTTCTCGGTTACGGTACGGCGATGCTTTCGGAAATGCTCGCCCCGCTACTCGGTTGGTCGCCGCTCACGGTCATCATTGTCTTCGGCGCCATCGGCACGGCGTATACGGTGCTCGGCGGATTGCTTGGCGCGGCGTACATCGACATCCCGCAGTTTGCCATCTTCTTCACCGCAGCGCTCGCAGTGTGGTTCTTTGGCGTTCAAGATTTCGGCAGCTACCAAGCGATTCTCGACAAGGCGATGACGCAGCGCGGCGCCGACTTTTGGCAGGTACTGCCCCCTTCGTCGGGAACGAATAGCTACGTCGACCCGATGACGCTGATGGCGCTCTGCATCGTTGGCCTGTTCCTTGCCGGCAGTCCGTGCGCTGGCGAGGGTTGGACTGCTCAACGCTGCCTTGCCGCGAAGGACGAACGCCACGCTGTGTTGGGCCAGATGCTCAACTGCGTACTGACGTTGGTCGTCCGCATGATTCCGCTGCTGCCACTCGGCATGTTGGCAATCGCCCTCTATCCGGCAGCCGATGTGAAGAACTCGACCATCCTGCTCCCCGACGGCTCGACCGCCGGTTCGATCAGCGTGTGGTCGCAGTTGGTGATCAAGTACGCCGATCGCGTCCCCGGCTTCGGCGGCATTCTGATCGCTGCGGTCGTCGCGGGCTACATGTGCACCGTCGGCACGATGCTGCAGTGGGGTTCGTCGTTCGTCGTGAACGACTTTTATCGCCGGCACATCCGTCCCGATGCACCGGAGAAGGAGCATATTATCGTCGCCCGCGTGACGATGGTCGTCATGATGATCATGGCGACCGCGCTCGCCTTGGGCATCAGCGATATCGGCCCGTGGGTCTTCTTCATCAACGCTGCGATGATCGCCCCGGCGCTGCCGCTCGCGTGGCTTCGCTGGTTCTGGTCCCGGTTCAATCTCTGGGGCGAACTATTCGGCCTAGTGATCTCGGTCCCGCTGTCGAGCTTCGTCTGGTTTACGCTCGACGGCAAGAGCTGCCCCACCTGGCAGCCGACGTTGCTGCTGCTGGGCATCGGGTTGGTGGGAAGCATCGTCATCTCATTGCTGACGCCGCCCGAATCCGCGGAAACGCTGCGGAACTTTTATTTGAAGGTCCGCCCGCACGGAGCTTGGAGCTCGGTACGTAACAAGCTCGCCGCGGAAGGGCTAATCGATCTCAGTCAGCAGCGTCGCGAGCTCCGCTGGGACTTGGTCGCTTCGGTGTGCGGGATCGTTTTCTGCTTCACCATCACCTATGCGTTTTTCATGGCCGTCGTGTTGAAGTGGCAAAGCGCTGCGGGCCTCGCCATCGCCGCCGTGATCAGCGGATTCGCTTTCTTCCTCAGTTGGCTGCGTAGTGCCCAAACTGCGGCGTTAGCCGACGAGAAGGCGGGAGTGAACCGCTTCGTCGCGCCAACGCAATCGTTTGAACTGGAACTCCCCACCTAG
- a CDS encoding amidohydrolase family protein, which translates to MIIDVHAHCWPEGSFNEEFMTDARRMRASAVNLLTPYERYRDNLPTDEEVVTIVFGGKARLSGLWVNDADVASYVAQAPDRMIGFLSVDPTQPGWEEELREGHQRHSLRGIKLLPMYADFYPQDERLDPLWRYAGEHQLPVLLHTGTTFVSKAPIDCTLPRHLDVVARRFPDVKMILAHLGHPYEGETVAVIRKHPSLFADISALTYRPWQLFHSLMLVHEYNVWDKILFGTDYPVTTVTETIAGLRSLAEVRIDRFALPAEQIERLIHRDALALLGLSDFRSQPHDRRSA; encoded by the coding sequence ATGATCATTGACGTCCACGCTCATTGCTGGCCGGAAGGTTCGTTCAACGAAGAGTTCATGACCGACGCGCGCCGTATGCGGGCGAGCGCCGTGAACTTGCTCACGCCGTACGAGCGCTATCGCGACAATTTGCCGACTGACGAAGAGGTCGTCACGATTGTCTTCGGCGGCAAGGCACGTCTGTCGGGGCTGTGGGTGAACGACGCTGACGTGGCGTCGTACGTCGCCCAGGCGCCCGACCGGATGATCGGGTTTCTTTCGGTCGACCCGACGCAGCCAGGGTGGGAAGAGGAACTTCGCGAGGGTCATCAGCGGCACAGCTTACGCGGCATCAAGCTGCTGCCGATGTACGCCGACTTCTACCCGCAAGACGAACGGCTCGATCCGCTCTGGCGCTATGCCGGCGAGCATCAACTGCCGGTGCTGCTGCACACGGGCACCACGTTCGTGTCGAAGGCGCCGATCGATTGCACGCTGCCGCGTCATCTCGACGTCGTCGCAAGGCGTTTCCCCGACGTGAAGATGATTCTCGCCCACTTGGGACACCCGTACGAAGGCGAGACGGTTGCCGTCATTCGCAAGCATCCCAGCTTGTTCGCCGACATTAGCGCGCTCACCTATCGACCGTGGCAGCTGTTCCACAGCTTGATGCTCGTCCACGAGTACAACGTCTGGGACAAGATTCTGTTCGGCACCGACTACCCCGTGACGACCGTGACGGAAACGATCGCCGGTCTGCGATCGTTGGCAGAAGTGCGGATCGATCGCTTCGCGCTGCCGGCTGAGCAAATTGAACGCTTGATTCATCGCGACGCCTTGGCGTTGCTGGGACTTTCTGACTTCCGCAGTCAACCGCACGATCGGAGAAGCGCGTGA
- a CDS encoding amidohydrolase family protein yields MTRIIDFHAHLDERWFHVPCDSPSSMVATLDRFEVEAACVFTIMGFYEDCIPHNEALLRRANEYPDRLIPFVTVDPKLGRAAVDELERCLANPRFRGIKFHPWLQAFASSMLRDTMMDILHVAAQHQVPILLHDGTPPYSTTYQVADLARWSPETTIVLGHAGSADYVSPAAQLIREIPNLYGCFCGPRPGDLEHLVALGGAEKIIFGSDFGAAGWRLLPERIDNVTEAKLTPAELDLILYGNSVRLLKLDEFLLTATASSAGGKR; encoded by the coding sequence ATGACGCGAATTATCGACTTCCACGCGCACCTCGACGAACGCTGGTTCCACGTGCCATGCGATTCGCCGAGTTCGATGGTCGCGACGCTCGATCGCTTCGAAGTCGAGGCGGCCTGCGTCTTCACGATCATGGGTTTTTATGAGGATTGCATCCCGCACAACGAAGCGCTCCTCCGCCGTGCGAACGAGTATCCCGATCGCTTAATTCCCTTCGTCACGGTCGATCCCAAGCTAGGGCGTGCAGCCGTTGACGAACTTGAGCGCTGCCTCGCAAATCCCCGCTTCCGCGGCATCAAGTTTCATCCGTGGCTGCAGGCGTTCGCGTCGAGCATGCTCCGCGACACGATGATGGATATTCTGCACGTCGCCGCGCAGCACCAAGTGCCGATTCTCTTACACGACGGGACGCCGCCCTATTCGACGACGTACCAAGTCGCCGATCTCGCCCGTTGGTCGCCGGAAACGACCATCGTGCTCGGCCATGCCGGCTCGGCCGACTACGTCAGCCCGGCAGCTCAGCTGATTCGCGAGATTCCGAACCTCTACGGCTGCTTCTGCGGCCCGCGGCCAGGCGATCTTGAGCACTTGGTGGCACTCGGCGGCGCCGAGAAGATTATCTTCGGTTCCGACTTCGGCGCGGCGGGCTGGCGGTTGCTGCCCGAGCGAATCGACAACGTTACGGAAGCGAAGCTAACCCCGGCGGAACTCGATCTCATCCTGTACGGAAACTCGGTCCGTCTGCTCAAGCTCGACGAATTCCTGCTCACTGCAACGGCCTCATCGGCGGGAGGCAAAAGATGA
- a CDS encoding amidohydrolase family protein has protein sequence MTRASRIIDAHAMLGDETYLALDAVELLRRMDAAGVEIAIARPMGAGLVVDHRAGNDLTLSASPRIRGLATINPWWGRAGLEELARCRDLGAVGLYLDPLRQGFFPTEPVAFPVYERAAEYDWPIMFRTGTYVFADVLAVVEIARKFPTVNFIAGFGGYADMWFEIGAAIGNVPNLYLDASMLWSDGILEIINQHGAERVLFGSAEPRSRYEVSLRTLDRLELSAETREAIYHGNASRLFKV, from the coding sequence GTGACTAGAGCCTCGCGAATCATCGACGCACACGCCATGCTCGGCGACGAGACGTATCTCGCGCTTGACGCTGTAGAGCTACTGCGCCGAATGGATGCAGCAGGCGTGGAGATCGCCATCGCCCGACCGATGGGAGCGGGCCTCGTCGTCGATCACCGCGCCGGCAACGATCTCACTCTCAGCGCAAGCCCACGGATTCGCGGACTGGCGACGATCAATCCTTGGTGGGGCAGGGCAGGGCTCGAGGAACTCGCCCGCTGCCGAGATCTCGGCGCCGTCGGCCTCTATCTCGATCCACTACGCCAAGGCTTTTTCCCGACCGAGCCGGTGGCGTTCCCCGTGTACGAGCGGGCGGCCGAGTATGACTGGCCGATCATGTTCCGCACGGGGACTTACGTGTTCGCCGACGTGCTGGCGGTGGTCGAGATCGCGAGAAAGTTTCCGACCGTTAACTTCATTGCCGGCTTCGGGGGTTACGCCGACATGTGGTTCGAGATCGGGGCCGCAATCGGCAACGTGCCGAACCTGTACCTCGACGCCTCGATGCTCTGGTCCGACGGCATTCTGGAAATCATCAACCAGCATGGCGCCGAACGCGTGCTGTTCGGCAGCGCCGAGCCGCGCAGCCGCTACGAAGTGAGTCTCCGCACGCTCGATCGTCTCGAACTTTCTGCGGAAACGCGGGAAGCGATTTATCATGGCAACGCCTCGCGGCTCTTCAAGGTGTAA
- a CDS encoding mandelate racemase/muconate lactonizing enzyme family protein: MSFAVSKIEARIVDHAVRQEGAIVSSLGRHVSSRYLTVTVWSSDGVCGYGEGTTAPIWSGESAETAKWMSENFMSPLVVGKTFDHPSEAVAILDRHLHANSFGKAAIDIALWDLWARNQNKSVSQLIADRSPVESIPTRVSIGCYPPAETVRLAVEFWEAGVRTLKFKTGVPGIDDVARLRAVRERLGDEPIFTIDANGAHATADEAVAAIEALEPYNLAIVEQPTRRDRLAALAEVKRRTNPPVMADESVFTPDDLDEALELDAFDILSVYPGKNGGFSHSLAMAKKAQAAGKLCAIGSNLETDLGQAAHLALASSLSAFPVDRYACDLMGSLFYAQSAVTPAVELKQGRVTVPTGLGFGVQPRD; encoded by the coding sequence GTGAGTTTTGCGGTCAGTAAGATCGAAGCCCGCATCGTCGACCACGCGGTGCGGCAGGAGGGGGCGATCGTCTCGTCGCTCGGTCGGCACGTGTCGTCGCGATACCTGACGGTGACCGTCTGGAGTAGCGACGGAGTCTGCGGTTACGGCGAAGGGACGACGGCGCCGATTTGGAGTGGGGAATCGGCCGAAACCGCTAAGTGGATGAGCGAAAATTTCATGTCGCCGCTCGTCGTCGGCAAGACCTTCGATCACCCGAGCGAAGCCGTTGCGATTCTTGACCGGCATCTCCATGCGAACTCATTCGGCAAGGCGGCCATCGACATCGCGTTGTGGGATCTGTGGGCCCGCAACCAGAACAAATCGGTCTCGCAACTGATTGCCGATCGGTCGCCCGTCGAATCAATCCCCACCCGAGTGAGCATCGGCTGCTATCCGCCGGCGGAAACGGTGCGGTTGGCGGTTGAATTCTGGGAAGCGGGCGTGCGAACGCTCAAATTCAAAACGGGCGTGCCAGGCATCGACGATGTGGCGCGTCTGCGCGCCGTTCGCGAGCGACTGGGCGATGAGCCGATCTTCACGATCGATGCGAACGGCGCCCACGCAACTGCCGATGAAGCCGTGGCAGCCATCGAAGCGTTGGAACCCTATAACCTCGCTATCGTCGAACAACCGACGCGGCGCGATCGTTTGGCGGCCCTCGCCGAGGTGAAACGTCGCACAAACCCGCCCGTCATGGCAGACGAGTCGGTCTTCACGCCCGACGATCTCGACGAAGCGCTCGAGCTCGACGCCTTCGACATCTTGTCGGTCTACCCCGGCAAGAACGGCGGGTTCTCGCACTCGCTCGCAATGGCCAAGAAAGCCCAGGCCGCCGGCAAGCTCTGTGCGATTGGTTCGAATTTGGAAACCGATCTCGGACAGGCGGCCCACCTCGCACTGGCTTCCAGCCTCTCCGCATTCCCGGTTGATCGCTACGCCTGCGATCTGATGGGGTCGCTGTTCTACGCTCAGTCGGCGGTCACTCCAGCGGTCGAATTAAAACAAGGTCGCGTCACGGTTCCCACTGGCCTCGGTTTCGGAGTGCAGCCGCGTGACTAG